In one Micromonospora polyrhachis genomic region, the following are encoded:
- a CDS encoding MurT ligase domain-containing protein encodes MPLRAKVASSVSRTAAALSRAAGRGDGSVIGGWIGLKIDPDLLAHLAAGRAIALISGTNGKTTTTRLTAAAVGVLGPVATNSFGANMPTGHTSALAKAGSTPYAVLEVDEHYLAQVLEATEPRVVALLNLSRDQLDRAKEVSMMAQLWRAALVRHPGIRVVANADDPMVVWAATPPQQRSDHLPPPSITWFSAGQRWHDDSWVCPECGSPIERSGEQWWCTGCPLRRPTPHWVVEDDGVVDPHGAWHKIVLQLPGRVNLGNAATALAVAAQFDVRPTDAVGRLSSVTSIAGRYAQVTRDGRNIRLLLAKNPASWLEAFDMAEHAPTLLSINARDPDGLDTSWLYDVDFSPLRGRQVLITGDRAYDLAVRLEVNDVPFQHVRSFGDAVGSVPPGRLEVIANYTAFQDIRAELDRVN; translated from the coding sequence ATGCCTCTGCGGGCAAAGGTCGCCAGTTCGGTGTCGCGCACCGCAGCGGCGCTGTCCCGGGCCGCCGGCCGCGGCGACGGATCGGTTATCGGCGGTTGGATCGGGCTCAAGATCGATCCAGACCTGCTGGCCCACCTGGCAGCCGGACGGGCCATCGCCCTGATCTCCGGCACCAACGGCAAGACCACCACGACCCGGTTGACCGCCGCCGCCGTGGGCGTACTCGGGCCGGTGGCGACCAACTCCTTCGGTGCCAACATGCCGACCGGGCACACCTCGGCACTGGCCAAGGCGGGCAGCACCCCGTACGCCGTACTGGAGGTGGACGAGCACTACCTGGCCCAGGTCCTCGAGGCCACCGAGCCCCGGGTGGTCGCCCTGCTGAACCTCTCCCGGGACCAACTCGACCGGGCCAAGGAAGTGTCGATGATGGCCCAGCTCTGGCGGGCCGCACTGGTTCGACACCCGGGCATCCGGGTGGTGGCCAACGCCGACGACCCGATGGTGGTCTGGGCAGCGACCCCTCCCCAGCAACGTAGCGACCATCTCCCTCCGCCGTCGATCACCTGGTTCAGCGCCGGCCAGCGTTGGCACGACGACTCGTGGGTCTGCCCGGAGTGCGGCTCACCGATCGAGCGCTCCGGCGAACAGTGGTGGTGCACCGGCTGCCCGCTGCGCCGCCCCACCCCGCACTGGGTCGTCGAGGACGACGGTGTGGTCGACCCGCACGGCGCGTGGCACAAGATCGTTCTCCAGCTCCCTGGCCGGGTCAACCTCGGTAACGCCGCCACCGCACTGGCCGTCGCGGCCCAGTTCGACGTACGCCCCACCGATGCGGTGGGCCGGCTGTCCAGCGTCACCTCGATCGCCGGACGTTACGCCCAGGTGACCCGCGACGGACGCAACATCCGGCTGCTGCTGGCCAAGAACCCGGCCAGCTGGCTGGAGGCGTTCGACATGGCCGAACACGCCCCGACCCTGCTTTCCATCAACGCCCGGGACCCCGACGGGCTGGACACCTCGTGGCTCTACGACGTCGACTTCTCGCCGTTGCGGGGCCGGCAGGTCCTGATCACCGGTGACCGGGCGTACGACCTGGCCGTCCGGCTGGAGGTCAACGACGTGCCATTCCAGCACGTACGGTCCTTCGGCGACGCGGTCGGATCGGTGCCACCCGGACGACTCG